The sequence below is a genomic window from Lytechinus variegatus isolate NC3 chromosome 3, Lvar_3.0, whole genome shotgun sequence.
AAAGGCAAACTGAGGTTGTATATTGCAGATTTGGTCTGTTTGGTTTTCAGATAGGGCCCTATACCTACTATAAGTCGACCTTACTTCAGTGCCCTATATCCTGCATATATAGTGAAAAGTTTGCCTACAAGGAGAGGAGGGGTGGGGGCCCGGGTGGGGGTACGTGTAATAATTCATATCCCTTCCCCTCCTCTAGATACGCGATCGCCAACAATCTGAGCGACCTGACCTTAATTTTGACCTTTTGATCCTTCTCATTAACGACCGTGTCGACCCTGTGAAACTGAAGCATAGCGCAATAAAACCTTCCACTTTATTTTCAAGTGGAACTTACTCGCTCAGTGGTTGCCGAGTGGTTGAAATTCAATGTGCTTTCTCTCTAAGAAATTAGTAATTGATTTACCTTTCTGAAGACAGGGTAATCGAATAAATTCGTGACTATATAAATAGGAGTATATATCCATGGTTCTACCATGTCAACAGTGACTCTcctttcttcaaagtaacatcGCGACTGCACCCCAACTGCACTGCACCCCACAGGACTCTTATAATCGAAGTTTAATCTAACCCAGTTAATAACGAActccattggaaaaaaaatataataagaagTTCCCCAAACGCAACATTGATACTTTTGCATTTAACCCGTCATCATGGAAATGGATTCGAACACGACAATGAACTCGACATTGTCCGGGGATACAGAGCCATTTACGGCCATCGACTACGTGGTTTTCATTAGTATGTTGGTAGCTTCGATCATCACAGGACTCTATCACGCTTTTGCTGGGGGAGGACAGAAAACGACTTCAAGGTATGTGCATTTGAAACATATAAAGTAATGTAATCGTTGCGTGATTTCGATTCAGTTTGTACTACATTCATAAAATGCGGTTCAAATCTTTTTTTACActggtgctcaaaagttagtaaaccccaccagaaaatgaacataattatttaaagtGTTTATAAGTTCtgtcatgttttagatattcaTTGTGAAGTCATGAAGGTGATGAAATGTTATTCAacattgtacattgtaggcCTAGTGTTGTTGTTTGTATTCAACACTGGATAGgaattttgtggtggggttcacttACTTTTGAGCGCAACTTCTTGTGTACGGAAATcttaatttgatatcatattcTTGCACATGGGTTTAACATTACCACAACTCGATGATAACATTCATAGGATGATTATATAAGTATAGGAAGAACATATTCAGCTATTATAAATTTTATCTAAATAGtggcgatgatggtggtggtgatggcgtgatgatgatgatgatggtggtggtggtgatgatgatgatgatggtggtggtgctgctgctgctgatgatgatgatgaggatgatgatgatgacgatggtggtgctGGTGATGTTtgtggtggtgacgatgatgacaatgatgaactgagatgatggtggtggtagtgtggttgtggtggtggtggtggagatgatgatgttagtggtagtggtggtggtggtggcgtcACAGTGATCAGTGGTACCTGAACGTTTTGCTCAGACAATGAGTTGGGGGTCAAACCATGGTTCGACTCCCTAACTCTATTGgcgcattgcaagaaacttgcgatcaattgcaagtacATTTTAGTTCCTATATCAATCAGAAGTTTAATGAGATTGATTGCGAATTTGCGTTTAATTTCTCGTCTGCTATATGAAACGAGCAGTTTAATCAGATTTGCTCCAGTTAGAATTGATTTATCAACTGTAAAACTGCGAAagaaaatttgcaattgatttgaaatattttcttgcaacaccccctaatgGTAAACACAGCAACGATAGATGATGCTGATAGTTCCAGATCTCCTTTTGTGAATGATATATACTCTTACCATTGCCTCGTCAAAATAGtatacaaatgatatttcaggAAACATTCTTCTATTTTTAGCGAACTCCATGTATCTCTTACTTGTTCAGTTCAGCTTTGATATGCAATTAAAAAATGCCTAATTGCTGTAATATAATGAACATCGTAAACTATGAGTCGAAGTCTATATGCATTGCAAAaacattttgtcattttttttcacaaccaGTTATATCTGTTACATTATCTCTTGCCACAAGTTACCTACTCGCTGATCGTAGTATGAATGGTTTCCCCATCGCGTTGTCGACTGCTGTTTCATTTCTGTCCGCCATCACTCTCCTCGGCATACCGTCTGAGATCTACACCTATGGTGTCCAGTATTGGTGGACCAGTTTCGCCTTTATCATCAAGATGTCTATCACTGCGGTGATATTCATACCTGTTTACTACGGGCTTGGTTTAATCAGTGCATATGAAGTGAGTACTCGACATCGAAACTACCTGCTTTTTAAACATTATAGAGAGACCACCTAgcctgaaaatatatatatgaattgcACATATAATATAAATGTAAACTGGCAAGATACTAGATATCATCAAAAGAAATTTAACTATAACTCGTGGGATGTTAAAAACTTGCATCATTtcgatgaaagaaaaatataaatgcatattCTTAATAGATCATGATTGGTTTATTCAATTCACCACTTTTCTTTTACCAAATTCTTATCATATTTTTCTGAGTATCCCTTTACTTTATTTCAGGTCAACTACTGATGATAAATTGGCATTTCGTCTCCGAACGACTTGTCAAGATCAAATGGTCCAGTTTATTGTCCAGTGACCATAGCGTCCAATAGATTGCCACTTTGTCTATAATTTCTGCTCTCAAATCTGACCTGACCAAGGGAGGCACTTTATACCAAGTTTGGCATTTTATACCACTCCATGAATTCacttttctgtttttaaaagttttttttttttttattgatccaGTTTATCAAATTCTGGGTTATTTTATGCCAATAATGTgttctttgggtgaaaacttcCCCAGTgttcgatatttttttttaaccaattgttatgtggacagtatgttgctcaacattttaagagtgtgggTAAGTTTATAGCTACCAGAATCTAAGTATTCACTCTTCCATTTTTTATGATGTTTACAGTCCGGAAAGTTGATTTATTCATATCGGACACCCATGacagaatgataaaaaaagcatgaacaaaatcgacaattatatttttttacttaattcaCTACATGCTTTGGTTAAATAATCATGTAAGACCCCGCTATGACCATACAACacttatttagatataaatgtaATAGGCATATGATTTATACAAAATAGCTGGTGCTGGTTATAGTGGTATGCTTTATGGCGAAACAATATTTGAGAAACTAAAAACGTACAGAGTTCAGTGATCTAATTACACAGTTCTTACGAAACTATTTGTAAAAGGGGGTGGGGACATCGACTAATCCTCGCATAATGCGTATATAGGGGGCAAGGAGCACTAAGGAGGGGATGtgggagagggagaaagaatgaaTAAGAATATGTAATGTAGATGCCTGTCAGGTGCCTCCTTTTACCTCTATATAATCATTTGATTAAAGGTCAATTCTGCTCCAGGAAAATGCCGACTCCAATagatagaggaaaatcaaactagcacagtgctgaaaatttcatcaaaatcggatgtaaaataagaaagttataacattttaaagtttcgctttttttcacaaaacagtgatatgcacaacttggtgagtcaatcgatgatgtccattactcactatttcttttgttttttattgtttttattatacaatatttcaattttaaaagatttgacaataaggactaacttgactgaaacatgtAGTactaaacaatgctaattccatatgttcagggaggaattattcgttgtatcacttgacaatgaggagaaaatcagaatgtattgtatgatataataaaatacaaaagaaatagtgagtggatgacgtcatagtctcctcattgcACACCAGCaaggatgtacatataactgttttgtgaaattaacctaaactttacaatgtcataactttcttattttacatcagattttgatgaaattttcagtgttatgcttgttggattttcccctttttattcaaatcaactttttgttgggatggactggtcttttaaaagaaatgagACCTGGTCAGCTAGTTCGACTGGTTCCCCTTTTAAAATACTCTTAATATAAGCCGTGCAGCTGATTAGAAGCTTCATGAAACTTTCCCCGGAAATTTTCCTCTTGTTCATATACCACCATCCTGTATTCATTAAAACTCAACCAGAGTAAAGTCGTTCAGGAGCATGTTTAACAAATTGGGGGCAGATGGAATCATACGAAATTTGAAAAAGTACTCTCTTTCGAAGCATTTTGTGTTATCTTTCAGTATCTTCATCTCCGATTTGGTGTGATTGTACGGATTGCTGGGACCGTTTTGTTCATTCTACAGACGGAGTTCTACATGGCTATAGTGATATACGCCCCTGCATTGGCAATCCAAGCAGGTACACAGACCTATTAtacaataaaaaattgtataaacTCACATCTCATTAAGAGTCAGGGGTTGGGGCTATATTAGGAGCCATTCTTGGTATATTTTCTGAATTGTGTCATAATGGGGTGGTGTCTAAAAATTAATGTTGAAGTATATAAACGGTCTTCGATtgatcaatgatttttttatacacattaaatgaaataatgcagGTCAAGTCCTTGATGATAAAATGGGGGAAAATCCACAGTGTATGGATATGATGTACATCGATAGGTTTCAATTTAGATACCTCGATGTCTGTGATTAGGGTATATTGGGTTGActaaaaattaatttatgatATCCGCAAATTTAGCTATTGCTTTCCGAGGCTGATGATGAAAACTTTCAAAATGCAAGTACAGTATTTCATAAAATCTGCCTGCAATTCACCAGTTCTGGTACAGTATGATACTTTATCCTTGTTGTATACAAGTACAAACAATGATAAGGGACCCAAGATCttgtatttcaattaatttatggtGAATATcctcttttgcttgtataaaaatCGAAGCCACGATacacaatattttcatatttattcatgaCGAAATAAATATAATCTATTATGAAGTTTTGATCTGACGATGAAGGTGAAGcatttaataattatgattatcctCATCATCCATTTTTAGTAACTGACCTACCAATTTATGCAACTATCCTTCTGAGCGGAGCAGTATGCGTCATTTATACAGCATTGGTAACGTATAGTGGATTTGATATATTGTTTATAtagaaattatgttttatattcacTAATAACTTTATACGAAATTTGTGATACTTTAAGTGGTAATTTGTTTTATGACGAAATAAAATGATCAAGAAATACATCGGAGTATATTATGGGTAATTAttagagagagatggagagaagcTCAGAGATCGATCTGAATGTGCACCTGCTTAAAGTGATCAAATACTTTCTTTCTCAAAAGAAAGGACATATTTGTTTTAACGGAATTTAGCATTGGCGATGAGTCAATGAACAGCTGAGCCAACTGGATCTGGAAATCATTTTATGAAGTGATATATTACTGACGCTGTCATAGCTGccgaaatccttgcatctgattggctaaaagTTGAATGGTCAGTGGAAGTCACTGTCAAGACTATTCATAAGTTGTTCCatgaaaatagtcaaattgaccggttgccaaataaaaaggAGACCCCCTTCACCCATGAAAACGTCGTGAAACGGAAAGAAGGGGAGACAGCTGGAAGAGATGGTTGCTAACCAAATCACAGGcctaaacaaaataaaggagataTACGATGACTGGACAAGATGTGTCTTAAAGTTGTATTAATTAAAATCATGGTCGCTTTTATTACCCAAATAGGGAGGAATCAAGGGTGTTATTTGGGCTGACGTCTTCCAATTCGCCGTCCTCTTCGTTTCCTTCGTCATCGTAGTCGTACTCGGTTCTATCCGCACTGGAGGTTTTGACTACGTTTGGGAGTACAATAAACAAAATGGTCACCTAAATTTCTGGTGGTTAGTATTATATAGTTCCATTGTAATATTTTGTTAGCCAATGCTTCTTGGTTTCACAATTACTAATAAATTACTAATGATTGGCCTCTAAGAAGTTCGAGACAGAACAAAGCACTACAGGGTGcattaaactttatttttgtattgGTGGGAGTGTGGAAGTTATGAATTATAGTGATCCATACAGCATGTCAAATGTAAACACAGCAGAAGATGGAAGAGCTAGAGCTCTGACCACACAAGGAAGTATGTCGACACATTTAAACAGAATGGTCTTCAATATTGATATGCATGAGGCATGTCAGGCATGGCTCTATTATTGGATTAAtggtttatcaatatttcaatcGCACAAGATTGATTCTTTACATCTTGCCTTCATTTTTGCTTCTCGTAATTGAATTCAGGTTTTCCTTAGATCCTACCGTACGTATAACATTCTGGGGATCAACAATCGGAGCAGGATTTGGTGGACTCACCCAGTACGCCGTCAGCCAAATAGCAATCCAACGCTTCCTCACTGCCAAGTCTATCAAACACGCACGCAGgtgggttggggggggggggggggttgaggtaaaaaaaaaaaaaggcgaACGGTCACTCAATGAAATGAGGGGGGATGACCCATAGCTCCGTAGGGGAAAGTGTTGGGAATATCTCATCCCTCAACTCCTGCGATGCTCTACTACGAATATAATGttatgaaaaagatgaattCAAAATCGATGTTATTTCAGCTTTCTAAAATACTACCCTTAAAGCTGATCCGTGTAGTCCAATGACCCAATGAAAGGGGCAGGGATGAGGAGTGCCACCACAGCCaatacctccccccccctcggCTGGCCcgctccctccccctccctgaAAGTTGTAATGTCgttttttgtgtaaaaatctCATGTGGCATTACGGTCACGGATCCCACCAATCCCCAAAAATGGTTAAGTCTCTCGCTGATGCCTGCCAAATGTACTTTGGTATATCAAATAGATTTATTTTGTTGAAGGCAAACTCAGGGATCTTTTATATGGAGGCAACTTTGAACCCGTTGAATTAAGAGTTGGAGTCGCCTTATTTTATGATTATGAGTTATAGTACATTCAGTGTTTTGTTCAAAAGAACACTGAAATCATAATACTGATTTTGTGTATATGTAACACCCGTTAACATGATTATTGATTGTGCCTAGGAAATGCGTTGAATGTGTAAATCCATAATCCAGTTCTCTACGTGGCGTAACTAATTTCATGTCGAACCGAAGTATCCACATCTAAAACACGTAGCCAAAAAAAACCCCCATTAACACTTGATAATTAAATTGTCTAATGAAAAAGGTTCAAATTGCAGCTTAAGTGACGTAATGTTGGACACCGCTGTATATGTTTTAGCTATACGGTTGTGACAATGACGAAGACGATTATTATTTACTCTTTAAATACAAGAGTTAATGTGGTTCCTATCACACAGACTACTAGGGACTAGTCCCATCTCTATATAGAGTGAATGTCATTTCCTTTAATTTGGAATGAATTGTCAGTCTTTTCGCTCCAAAGGGAGCATATCCATCGATAACGATATACAATTCACTGCAAAGAGACTGGTCCCTCGTCCAGCTCCAGGACCAGACCAGTGCCCTTTTGCATTTTCGTTTTCATATAACATTCGCAGATAGTGAAAATGATAGTTTAATAAGCTATGTTAGTTCACTGATGGCTGTGATGTTGATCAAAGCAAAAACCTCCTCTCTTACATGCCttactttaatttttatttcaggtCATTGTGGTATGGTATACCATGTTCATGGTTCATGGTAACGTTGGTGTCAATCAGTGGTCTTGTCATGTATGCTTACTACAACAGTAAGTAAATATTACCCCTTAACATGCTTAACTTAAGCCCGTCTCACACAATGCGATCCGGTGCTATACGCGATTTTTCTagaaatcgcattttgcattaaatgtgaaagttccaagaagtaaAACTATTTCATTGAAAGTTTGGCGTATTGTTAAGAGAACTATATACAATCATATCTTTACTTTGCAACAATCCCCATGGTTGTAGTAAAGTCCAAGTCGCAgccaatgatgacgtcatcacgatttgGAATCAGGGAGGCTCGAACTGGACTGAATTTCGATTCAATAGTTctaccactattctgaactctgatccgtaatattttatttgttggaatatcatatcaaatgttatcacaattaatttgaaatttggaTCACAACGAATCGTGTGAGACGGGCTTAAGGTTATAAAGTCCCAATAAATGCCTAGGAATATACAGTCATCATTGACCAGACGATAATATCCTTTATGACAAGTAATTTTGAATTAGGAGTTCATTATACtcttttgtttgatattatgttacattaactaaaaaaaaaccctccaaATCAATGACCACCGGCCGGGTGTGGCATCGTTACATTCGTTTACGTATGCaacaaatattattcaaaaccaagaaaaaaaatatgaatcatatttgaaacagaattattttctcataaaataagATATATCAAGTAGCTGCGCCACCAACGAATCTGTGATTTGCttttattacattatttatattttctcttttctcctttttcctcatttctttccttttctgtttGGTCGCCCTCCCCTCTCATTTCTTAAAATCAAGTGTAGCGCGGCCCTTGACCAACATAAATTGCTGGATATTTTCGAATCTGGGTATAAAGGATGTCATCTTAATGAAAAGTTtcattcaatgaaaacatcaatGATATGTGGTATTATTGGTAGCTatcattgaataaaataataactttCATAAAACGATGCGTGGTATCTTCCTGTCATcagatgtgcccccccccctttttaaaATACCGGTAAATGTTGACAAGAAATGATGGCATTGTCGCCGCAAAAATGTGACTActatagaaaataaaattatcatttatttggtaagaacaaaaaaatcatgacgGATTCAGGTGAGGACCATCCAGGGATGGAGCCCACCCCCAACAACATGCCTTTGAATCCGCCACTGCCCGCTATGTACGTTCTGATATTCATGTGCATGTTCGTTTTTCTAATGATGTATGCAAGTATTTAATTTACTGACCTCTTCTTATCTGACCGTTTCCTTCTATCGACCTTTTCTTATCCTTCCATTTTGTTATTTAGATGACGAAACTGGGAGAGGTGAACCAAATTATACAAAATCTGATCAGGTACGAATCAAATTAtcattcacagcaaaaactgtgttgttatccggtgtacatagaggaccacaccagttattttacaccagtgttaaattggtggtgttagttttacacctataggtgttattacaacaccttttgttgttacatttacactctttggtgttatgtttaatctctagggtgtaattttaacacctcatggtgtgatcctctattaacaccaattattggtgtcagttttaacaccacagtttttacagtgttgatATTGAAGGTATAAACTTAATGAAATCCGATATGTTTTTGATACAATTTTTAAATGTTATCGAGAATGTGCGACTagtaaaatagaaaagaaactTTCAAACTTGACAGAGAGTGTACTTTTCAAGAATTCttagtttttaatatattctatTCTGTACTatgtttattgtcaaatcaTA
It includes:
- the LOC121410555 gene encoding sodium-dependent multivitamin transporter-like — encoded protein: MEMDSNTTMNSTLSGDTEPFTAIDYVVFISMLVASIITGLYHAFAGGGQKTTSSYLLADRSMNGFPIALSTAVSFLSAITLLGIPSEIYTYGVQYWWTSFAFIIKMSITAVIFIPVYYGLGLISAYEYLHLRFGVIVRIAGTVLFILQTEFYMAIVIYAPALAIQAVTDLPIYATILLSGAVCVIYTALGGIKGVIWADVFQFAVLFVSFVIVVVLGSIRTGGFDYVWEYNKQNGHLNFWWFSLDPTVRITFWGSTIGAGFGGLTQYAVSQIAIQRFLTAKSIKHARRSLWYGIPCSWFMVTLVSISGLVMYAYYNNDETGRGEPNYTKSDQILIFFVSQEFGKIPGIQGLFIAALYAGTISTVTSGLNSLAAVTLVDIVKPWRRWRSSRVGEVVEYEETAEQDHLDTRLSKIYTVIYGGITIGLSFVATKLGTLIQMTNSILGPIGGPIVGVFSLGMLYKRANSGGAIAGLIVGSVVGIGLSVGSAIDSDLWILKISFMWYSMISCITTIIIGILTSEIIRLFSEKERNRQIDPLLLAPFLRPKSLNTLPSGGSFELDVKDEKNESEENTNISEDVKRGKSDYKND